Proteins encoded in a region of the Vicia villosa cultivar HV-30 ecotype Madison, WI linkage group LG5, Vvil1.0, whole genome shotgun sequence genome:
- the LOC131603757 gene encoding uncharacterized protein LOC131603757 isoform X1 translates to MADSSGTTLMDLITADPTPAPASSSSSTAGPSPSASPSPSATTSSTLGKPATEKRSKRAALMQIQNDTISAAKAAVRTNIMPQKQKKKPVSYSQLARSIHELAATSDQRSSQRQLVQHVFPKLAVYNSVDPSLAPSLLMLNQQCEDKSVLRYVYYYLARILSDTGSQGLSSGGGIPTPNWDALADIDAVGGVTRADVAPRIIEQLSTEATNADVEFHARRLQSLKALTYAPSTNSDVLSRLYEIVFAILEKVGDPSQKKKKGILGGKGGDKESIIRGNLQYAALSALRRLPLDPGNPAFLHYAVLGISSADPVAVRNALEIVSEIAARDPYAVAMALGKQVQPGGALQDVLHLHDVLARVSLARLCCTISRARALDERPDIKTQFNSVLYQLLLDPSERVCFEAILCVLGKYDSAERTEERATGWYRLTREILKLPEASSKESSKEKSQKIKRPQPLIKLVMRRLESSFRSFSRPVLHAAARVVQEMGKSRAAAFAMGIQDVDEGAHVNTFAEAADLNDSDESTHPESIRRTSSVSNGTGGRDTIAGMLASLMEVVRTTVACECVYVRAMVIKALIWMQGPIDSFDELESIIASELSDPAWSAGLLNDVLLTLHARFKASPDMAVTLLEIARIFATKVPGKVDADVLQLLWKTCLVGAGPDGKHKALEAVTIVLDLPPPQPGSMLGLTSVDRVSASDPKSALALQRLVQAAVWFLGENANYAASEYAWESATPPGTALMMLDADKMVAAASSRNPTLAGALTRLQRCAFSGSWEIRIIAAQALTTMAIRSGEPFRLQIYEFLHTLAQGGLQSQLSDMHLSNGEDQGASGTGLGVLLSPMIKVLDEMYRAQDDLIKEVRNHDNTKKEWTDDELKKLYETHERLLDLVSLFCYVPRAKYLPLGPISAKLIDIYRTRHNISASTGLSDPAVATGISDLMYESSKSPAAAEPDDLDDDLVNAWAANLGDDGLWGNNAPAMNRVNEFLAGAGTDAPEVDEENIISRPSVSYDDMWAKTLLETTEMEEDDAKSLGSSSPDSTGSVETSISSHFGGMSYPSLFSSKPNSRGAQTTDKAGRSSGPSYYESHGSPIREEPPPYSSPGMQRNESFENPLAGTESHSFESQDDERISSGNPQFGSALYDFTAGGDDELNLTAGEEVEIEYEVDGWFYVKKKRPGRDGKMAGLVPVLYIHR, encoded by the exons ATGGCG GATTCTTCCGGAACCACGCTAATGGATCTGATAACGGCCGATCCAACTCCGGCGCCGGCGTCGTCTTCCTCATCGACCGCTGGTCCATCTCCGTCGGCATCGCCGTCACCATCTGCTACAACTTCATCTACGTTAGGTAAACCTGCTACCGAGAAGAGATCGAAGAGAGCCGCATTGATGCAGATCCAGAACGATACTATTTCCGCTGCTAAAGCTGCAGTTAGAACCAATATCATGCctcaaaagcaaaagaaaaag CCAGTTTCATATTCGCAACTTGCCAGAAGTATTCATGAACTAGCTGCTACTTCTGATCAG AGAAGTTCTCAGCGGCAATTAGTACAACATGTATTTCCGAAACTCGCAGTTTATAATTCCGTGGATCCTTCGTTGGCCCCTTCTCTTCTCATG CTTAATCAGCAGTGTGAGGATAAAAGTGTCCTGCGATATGTCTATTACTATCTGGCCAGAATTTTATCTGACACTGGTTCCCAAGGTTTGAGCTCAGGTGGAGGGATACCCACTCCTAACTGGGATGCTCTGGCTGACATCGATGCAGTTGGAGGTGTTACTCGAGCTGATGTTGCGCCACGAATAATAGAACAACTTAGTACAGAAGCCACAAATGCTGATGTAGAAT TTCATGCTCGAAGATTGCAATCCTTGAAGGCGCTTACGTATGCTCCTTCGACTAACTCTGATGTTTTGTCCAGATTGTATGAAATTGTATTTGCCATACTAGAGAAG GTTGGCGATCCTtcgcaaaagaaaaagaaaggcatACTTGGGGGTAAAGGCGGTGATAAAGAA TCTATCATCCGAGGCAATCTACAATATGCTGCCTTGAGTGCTTTGAGAAGACTCCCTCTAGATCCTGGAAACCCAGCATTTCTGCATTATGCGGTACTAGG GATTTCATCTGCTGACCCGGTTGCTGTGAGGAATGCTCTGGAAATTGTTTCTGAGATAGCAGCAAGGGACCCTTACGCCGTTGCAATGGCCTTAG GAAAGCAAGTGCAGCCTGGAG GGGCCTTACAAGATGTTCTCCATTTGCACGATGTTCTTGCTAGAGTTTCTCTAGCGAGGTTATGCTGTACAATATCGAGAGCTAGAGCTTTAGATG AGAGACCAGATATTAAAACCCAGTTCAATTCAGTGCTATATCAACTTCTGCTGGATCCCAGTGAAAGAGTCTGTTTTGAGGCAATTTTGTGCGTACTTGGAAAATATGATAGTGCTGAAAG AACGGAGGAGCGTGCTACTGGGTGGTACCGTTTGACCAGGGAGATTCTCAAATTACCAGAAGCATCATCGAAAGAAAGTTCAAAAGAGAAATCACAAAAGATAAAACGGCCACAACCTCTTATAAAACTTGTAATGAGAAG GTTAGAAAGTTCTTTCCGTAGCTTTTCTAGACCTGTGCTTCATGCAGCAGCTAGAGTTGTACAGGAGATGGGGAAAAGTCGGGCCGCTGCTTTCGCTATGGGCATACAGGATGTTGATGAAGGAGCTCATGTCAATACATTTGCTGAGGCTGCAGATTTGAATGACTCAGATGAAAGTACACATCCTGAAA GTATCCGAAGAACTTCCTCAGTATCTAATGGAACTGGTGGTAGAGATACCATTGCGGGTATGTTGGCTTCATTAATGGAAGTGGTACGGACAACAGTCGCCTGTGAATGTGTTTATGTTCGGGCGATGGTGATCAAGGCATTAATCTGGATGCAAGGCCCAATCGACTCATTTGATGAGCTAGAATCTATTATTGCATCAGAACTCTCTGATCCAGCTTGGTCAGCAGGTCTATTGAATGATGTACTGCTTACTCTACATGCACGTTTTAAG GCTTCTCCAGATATGGCTGTTACTCTTCTTGAAATTGCTAGAATATTTGCTACTAAAGTTCCAGGAAAGGTTGATGCTGATGTGCTACAACTACTTTGGAAA ACTTGTCTTGTTGGAGCTGGTCCTGATGGGAAACATAAAGCTTTAGAAGCAGTCACAATTGTTCTTGATCTACCACCTCCACAACCAGGATCTATGCTTGGCCTGACTTCTGTGGACAGAGTGTCTGCATCTGATCCGAAGTCTGCTCTTGCATTACAAAGACTAGTCCAAGCTGCT gtttggtttcttgGAGAGAATGCAAACTATGCTGCTTCCGAATATGCTTGGGAATCTGCTACCCCTCCTGGTACTGCATTGATGATGTTAGATGCTGATAAAATGGTAGCTGCTGCCAGTTCTCGTAATCCTACTCTAGCTGGTGCCTTGACCAGGCTTCAGAGGTGTGCATTCAGTGGAAGCTGGGAG ATTCGAATCATTGCTGCTCAGGCTCTTACAACAATGGCAATTAGATCTGGTGAACCTTTCAGGTTACAGATTTACGAATTTCTGCACACTTTGGCACAAGGTGGTCTGCAGTCACAGCTCTCTGATATGCATCTTAGCAACGGAGAAGATCAAGGAGCTAGTGGCACGGGCCTTGGAGTTTTATTAAGTCCTATGATAAAGGTTCTGGATGAAATGTATAGAGCACAAGATGATTTGATCAA GGAAGTACGTAATCATGACAATACTAAGAAAGAGTGGACTGATGATGAACTGAAGAAATTATATGAAACCCATGAAAGGCTGCTAGACCTTGTCTCATTGTTTTGTTATGTTCCAAGAGCTAAGTATCTCCCATTGGGTCCAATAAG TGCCAAGCTCATTGATATCTATCGCACACGCCACAATATTAGTGCATCAACTGGTTTAAGCGATCCAGCTGTTGCCACCGGTATATCTGACCTCATGTATGAATCATCCAAATCACCAGCTGCTGCTGAACCTGATGACCTTGATGATGACCTAGTAAATGCCTGGGCAGCGAACCTCGGGGATGATGGTTTGTGGGGAAATAATGCACCGGCAATGAATAGA GTAAACGAATTTCTGGCGGGTGCGGGAACTGATGCCCCGGAAGTTGATGAAGAGAATATAATCTCTAGACCATCTGTTAGCTATGATGATATGTGGGCAAAAACACTTTTAGAAACTACAGAAATGGAG GAGGATGATGCAAAGTCATTGGGATCGTCATCTCCAGATTCAACTGGATCAGTTGAAACATCAATATCATCCCATTTTGGTGGAATGAGCTACCCTTCACTGTTCAGTTCAAAGCCGAATTCACGTGGAGCACAAACTACG GACAAGGCTGGGCGAAGTAGTGGTCCCTCTTATTATGAGAGTCATGGTTCTCCG ATAAGAGAGGAACCTCCACCATACTCATCTCCTGGCATGCAAagaaatgaatcatttgagaacCCCCTAGCTGGGACGGAATCTCATAGTTTTGAGTCTCAAGACGATGAACGGATTTCATCTGGAAATCCACAATTTGGATCCGCACTTTACGATTTCACAGCAGGAGGAGATGATGAA TTGAATTTAACCGCTGGAGAAGAAGTAGAGATTGAGTATGAAGTAGATGGCTGGTTTTAT GTTAAGAAGAAACGTCCTGGCAGGGATGGCAAGATGGCTGGACTGGTCCCTGTTTTGTATATTCATCGATGA
- the LOC131603757 gene encoding uncharacterized protein LOC131603757 isoform X3 encodes MADSSGTTLMDLITADPTPAPASSSSSTAGPSPSASPSPSATTSSTLGKPATEKRSKRAALMQIQNDTISAAKAAVRTNIMPQKQKKKPVSYSQLARSIHELAATSDQRSSQRQLVQHVFPKLAVYNSVDPSLAPSLLMLNQQCEDKSVLRYVYYYLARILSDTGSQGLSSGGGIPTPNWDALADIDAVGGVTRADVAPRIIEQLSTEATNADVEFHARRLQSLKALTYAPSTNSDVLSRLYEIVFAILEKVGDPSQKKKKGILGGKGGDKESIIRGNLQYAALSALRRLPLDPGNPAFLHYAVLGISSADPVAVRNALEIVSEIAARDPYAVAMALGKQVQPGGALQDVLHLHDVLARVSLARLCCTISRARALDERPDIKTQFNSVLYQLLLDPSERVCFEAILCVLGKYDSAERTEERATGWYRLTREILKLPEASSKESSKEKSQKIKRPQPLIKLVMRRLESSFRSFSRPVLHAAARVVQEMGKSRAAAFAMGIQDVDEGAHVNTFAEAADLNDSDESIRRTSSVSNGTGGRDTIAGMLASLMEVVRTTVACECVYVRAMVIKALIWMQGPIDSFDELESIIASELSDPAWSAGLLNDVLLTLHARFKASPDMAVTLLEIARIFATKVPGKVDADVLQLLWKTCLVGAGPDGKHKALEAVTIVLDLPPPQPGSMLGLTSVDRVSASDPKSALALQRLVQAAVWFLGENANYAASEYAWESATPPGTALMMLDADKMVAAASSRNPTLAGALTRLQRCAFSGSWEIRIIAAQALTTMAIRSGEPFRLQIYEFLHTLAQGGLQSQLSDMHLSNGEDQGASGTGLGVLLSPMIKVLDEMYRAQDDLIKEVRNHDNTKKEWTDDELKKLYETHERLLDLVSLFCYVPRAKYLPLGPISAKLIDIYRTRHNISASTGLSDPAVATGISDLMYESSKSPAAAEPDDLDDDLVNAWAANLGDDGLWGNNAPAMNRVNEFLAGAGTDAPEVDEENIISRPSVSYDDMWAKTLLETTEMEEDDAKSLGSSSPDSTGSVETSISSHFGGMSYPSLFSSKPNSRGAQTTDKAGRSSGPSYYESHGSPIREEPPPYSSPGMQRNESFENPLAGTESHSFESQDDERISSGNPQFGSALYDFTAGGDDELNLTAGEEVEIEYEVDGWFYVKKKRPGRDGKMAGLVPVLYIHR; translated from the exons ATGGCG GATTCTTCCGGAACCACGCTAATGGATCTGATAACGGCCGATCCAACTCCGGCGCCGGCGTCGTCTTCCTCATCGACCGCTGGTCCATCTCCGTCGGCATCGCCGTCACCATCTGCTACAACTTCATCTACGTTAGGTAAACCTGCTACCGAGAAGAGATCGAAGAGAGCCGCATTGATGCAGATCCAGAACGATACTATTTCCGCTGCTAAAGCTGCAGTTAGAACCAATATCATGCctcaaaagcaaaagaaaaag CCAGTTTCATATTCGCAACTTGCCAGAAGTATTCATGAACTAGCTGCTACTTCTGATCAG AGAAGTTCTCAGCGGCAATTAGTACAACATGTATTTCCGAAACTCGCAGTTTATAATTCCGTGGATCCTTCGTTGGCCCCTTCTCTTCTCATG CTTAATCAGCAGTGTGAGGATAAAAGTGTCCTGCGATATGTCTATTACTATCTGGCCAGAATTTTATCTGACACTGGTTCCCAAGGTTTGAGCTCAGGTGGAGGGATACCCACTCCTAACTGGGATGCTCTGGCTGACATCGATGCAGTTGGAGGTGTTACTCGAGCTGATGTTGCGCCACGAATAATAGAACAACTTAGTACAGAAGCCACAAATGCTGATGTAGAAT TTCATGCTCGAAGATTGCAATCCTTGAAGGCGCTTACGTATGCTCCTTCGACTAACTCTGATGTTTTGTCCAGATTGTATGAAATTGTATTTGCCATACTAGAGAAG GTTGGCGATCCTtcgcaaaagaaaaagaaaggcatACTTGGGGGTAAAGGCGGTGATAAAGAA TCTATCATCCGAGGCAATCTACAATATGCTGCCTTGAGTGCTTTGAGAAGACTCCCTCTAGATCCTGGAAACCCAGCATTTCTGCATTATGCGGTACTAGG GATTTCATCTGCTGACCCGGTTGCTGTGAGGAATGCTCTGGAAATTGTTTCTGAGATAGCAGCAAGGGACCCTTACGCCGTTGCAATGGCCTTAG GAAAGCAAGTGCAGCCTGGAG GGGCCTTACAAGATGTTCTCCATTTGCACGATGTTCTTGCTAGAGTTTCTCTAGCGAGGTTATGCTGTACAATATCGAGAGCTAGAGCTTTAGATG AGAGACCAGATATTAAAACCCAGTTCAATTCAGTGCTATATCAACTTCTGCTGGATCCCAGTGAAAGAGTCTGTTTTGAGGCAATTTTGTGCGTACTTGGAAAATATGATAGTGCTGAAAG AACGGAGGAGCGTGCTACTGGGTGGTACCGTTTGACCAGGGAGATTCTCAAATTACCAGAAGCATCATCGAAAGAAAGTTCAAAAGAGAAATCACAAAAGATAAAACGGCCACAACCTCTTATAAAACTTGTAATGAGAAG GTTAGAAAGTTCTTTCCGTAGCTTTTCTAGACCTGTGCTTCATGCAGCAGCTAGAGTTGTACAGGAGATGGGGAAAAGTCGGGCCGCTGCTTTCGCTATGGGCATACAGGATGTTGATGAAGGAGCTCATGTCAATACATTTGCTGAGGCTGCAGATTTGAATGACTCAGATGAAA GTATCCGAAGAACTTCCTCAGTATCTAATGGAACTGGTGGTAGAGATACCATTGCGGGTATGTTGGCTTCATTAATGGAAGTGGTACGGACAACAGTCGCCTGTGAATGTGTTTATGTTCGGGCGATGGTGATCAAGGCATTAATCTGGATGCAAGGCCCAATCGACTCATTTGATGAGCTAGAATCTATTATTGCATCAGAACTCTCTGATCCAGCTTGGTCAGCAGGTCTATTGAATGATGTACTGCTTACTCTACATGCACGTTTTAAG GCTTCTCCAGATATGGCTGTTACTCTTCTTGAAATTGCTAGAATATTTGCTACTAAAGTTCCAGGAAAGGTTGATGCTGATGTGCTACAACTACTTTGGAAA ACTTGTCTTGTTGGAGCTGGTCCTGATGGGAAACATAAAGCTTTAGAAGCAGTCACAATTGTTCTTGATCTACCACCTCCACAACCAGGATCTATGCTTGGCCTGACTTCTGTGGACAGAGTGTCTGCATCTGATCCGAAGTCTGCTCTTGCATTACAAAGACTAGTCCAAGCTGCT gtttggtttcttgGAGAGAATGCAAACTATGCTGCTTCCGAATATGCTTGGGAATCTGCTACCCCTCCTGGTACTGCATTGATGATGTTAGATGCTGATAAAATGGTAGCTGCTGCCAGTTCTCGTAATCCTACTCTAGCTGGTGCCTTGACCAGGCTTCAGAGGTGTGCATTCAGTGGAAGCTGGGAG ATTCGAATCATTGCTGCTCAGGCTCTTACAACAATGGCAATTAGATCTGGTGAACCTTTCAGGTTACAGATTTACGAATTTCTGCACACTTTGGCACAAGGTGGTCTGCAGTCACAGCTCTCTGATATGCATCTTAGCAACGGAGAAGATCAAGGAGCTAGTGGCACGGGCCTTGGAGTTTTATTAAGTCCTATGATAAAGGTTCTGGATGAAATGTATAGAGCACAAGATGATTTGATCAA GGAAGTACGTAATCATGACAATACTAAGAAAGAGTGGACTGATGATGAACTGAAGAAATTATATGAAACCCATGAAAGGCTGCTAGACCTTGTCTCATTGTTTTGTTATGTTCCAAGAGCTAAGTATCTCCCATTGGGTCCAATAAG TGCCAAGCTCATTGATATCTATCGCACACGCCACAATATTAGTGCATCAACTGGTTTAAGCGATCCAGCTGTTGCCACCGGTATATCTGACCTCATGTATGAATCATCCAAATCACCAGCTGCTGCTGAACCTGATGACCTTGATGATGACCTAGTAAATGCCTGGGCAGCGAACCTCGGGGATGATGGTTTGTGGGGAAATAATGCACCGGCAATGAATAGA GTAAACGAATTTCTGGCGGGTGCGGGAACTGATGCCCCGGAAGTTGATGAAGAGAATATAATCTCTAGACCATCTGTTAGCTATGATGATATGTGGGCAAAAACACTTTTAGAAACTACAGAAATGGAG GAGGATGATGCAAAGTCATTGGGATCGTCATCTCCAGATTCAACTGGATCAGTTGAAACATCAATATCATCCCATTTTGGTGGAATGAGCTACCCTTCACTGTTCAGTTCAAAGCCGAATTCACGTGGAGCACAAACTACG GACAAGGCTGGGCGAAGTAGTGGTCCCTCTTATTATGAGAGTCATGGTTCTCCG ATAAGAGAGGAACCTCCACCATACTCATCTCCTGGCATGCAAagaaatgaatcatttgagaacCCCCTAGCTGGGACGGAATCTCATAGTTTTGAGTCTCAAGACGATGAACGGATTTCATCTGGAAATCCACAATTTGGATCCGCACTTTACGATTTCACAGCAGGAGGAGATGATGAA TTGAATTTAACCGCTGGAGAAGAAGTAGAGATTGAGTATGAAGTAGATGGCTGGTTTTAT GTTAAGAAGAAACGTCCTGGCAGGGATGGCAAGATGGCTGGACTGGTCCCTGTTTTGTATATTCATCGATGA
- the LOC131603757 gene encoding uncharacterized protein LOC131603757 isoform X2: MQDSSGTTLMDLITADPTPAPASSSSSTAGPSPSASPSPSATTSSTLGKPATEKRSKRAALMQIQNDTISAAKAAVRTNIMPQKQKKKPVSYSQLARSIHELAATSDQRSSQRQLVQHVFPKLAVYNSVDPSLAPSLLMLNQQCEDKSVLRYVYYYLARILSDTGSQGLSSGGGIPTPNWDALADIDAVGGVTRADVAPRIIEQLSTEATNADVEFHARRLQSLKALTYAPSTNSDVLSRLYEIVFAILEKVGDPSQKKKKGILGGKGGDKESIIRGNLQYAALSALRRLPLDPGNPAFLHYAVLGISSADPVAVRNALEIVSEIAARDPYAVAMALGKQVQPGGALQDVLHLHDVLARVSLARLCCTISRARALDERPDIKTQFNSVLYQLLLDPSERVCFEAILCVLGKYDSAERTEERATGWYRLTREILKLPEASSKESSKEKSQKIKRPQPLIKLVMRRLESSFRSFSRPVLHAAARVVQEMGKSRAAAFAMGIQDVDEGAHVNTFAEAADLNDSDESTHPESIRRTSSVSNGTGGRDTIAGMLASLMEVVRTTVACECVYVRAMVIKALIWMQGPIDSFDELESIIASELSDPAWSAGLLNDVLLTLHARFKASPDMAVTLLEIARIFATKVPGKVDADVLQLLWKTCLVGAGPDGKHKALEAVTIVLDLPPPQPGSMLGLTSVDRVSASDPKSALALQRLVQAAVWFLGENANYAASEYAWESATPPGTALMMLDADKMVAAASSRNPTLAGALTRLQRCAFSGSWEIRIIAAQALTTMAIRSGEPFRLQIYEFLHTLAQGGLQSQLSDMHLSNGEDQGASGTGLGVLLSPMIKVLDEMYRAQDDLIKEVRNHDNTKKEWTDDELKKLYETHERLLDLVSLFCYVPRAKYLPLGPISAKLIDIYRTRHNISASTGLSDPAVATGISDLMYESSKSPAAAEPDDLDDDLVNAWAANLGDDGLWGNNAPAMNRVNEFLAGAGTDAPEVDEENIISRPSVSYDDMWAKTLLETTEMEEDDAKSLGSSSPDSTGSVETSISSHFGGMSYPSLFSSKPNSRGAQTTDKAGRSSGPSYYESHGSPIREEPPPYSSPGMQRNESFENPLAGTESHSFESQDDERISSGNPQFGSALYDFTAGGDDELNLTAGEEVEIEYEVDGWFYVKKKRPGRDGKMAGLVPVLYIHR, encoded by the exons ATGCAGGATTCTTCCGGAACCACGCTAATGGATCTGATAACGGCCGATCCAACTCCGGCGCCGGCGTCGTCTTCCTCATCGACCGCTGGTCCATCTCCGTCGGCATCGCCGTCACCATCTGCTACAACTTCATCTACGTTAGGTAAACCTGCTACCGAGAAGAGATCGAAGAGAGCCGCATTGATGCAGATCCAGAACGATACTATTTCCGCTGCTAAAGCTGCAGTTAGAACCAATATCATGCctcaaaagcaaaagaaaaag CCAGTTTCATATTCGCAACTTGCCAGAAGTATTCATGAACTAGCTGCTACTTCTGATCAG AGAAGTTCTCAGCGGCAATTAGTACAACATGTATTTCCGAAACTCGCAGTTTATAATTCCGTGGATCCTTCGTTGGCCCCTTCTCTTCTCATG CTTAATCAGCAGTGTGAGGATAAAAGTGTCCTGCGATATGTCTATTACTATCTGGCCAGAATTTTATCTGACACTGGTTCCCAAGGTTTGAGCTCAGGTGGAGGGATACCCACTCCTAACTGGGATGCTCTGGCTGACATCGATGCAGTTGGAGGTGTTACTCGAGCTGATGTTGCGCCACGAATAATAGAACAACTTAGTACAGAAGCCACAAATGCTGATGTAGAAT TTCATGCTCGAAGATTGCAATCCTTGAAGGCGCTTACGTATGCTCCTTCGACTAACTCTGATGTTTTGTCCAGATTGTATGAAATTGTATTTGCCATACTAGAGAAG GTTGGCGATCCTtcgcaaaagaaaaagaaaggcatACTTGGGGGTAAAGGCGGTGATAAAGAA TCTATCATCCGAGGCAATCTACAATATGCTGCCTTGAGTGCTTTGAGAAGACTCCCTCTAGATCCTGGAAACCCAGCATTTCTGCATTATGCGGTACTAGG GATTTCATCTGCTGACCCGGTTGCTGTGAGGAATGCTCTGGAAATTGTTTCTGAGATAGCAGCAAGGGACCCTTACGCCGTTGCAATGGCCTTAG GAAAGCAAGTGCAGCCTGGAG GGGCCTTACAAGATGTTCTCCATTTGCACGATGTTCTTGCTAGAGTTTCTCTAGCGAGGTTATGCTGTACAATATCGAGAGCTAGAGCTTTAGATG AGAGACCAGATATTAAAACCCAGTTCAATTCAGTGCTATATCAACTTCTGCTGGATCCCAGTGAAAGAGTCTGTTTTGAGGCAATTTTGTGCGTACTTGGAAAATATGATAGTGCTGAAAG AACGGAGGAGCGTGCTACTGGGTGGTACCGTTTGACCAGGGAGATTCTCAAATTACCAGAAGCATCATCGAAAGAAAGTTCAAAAGAGAAATCACAAAAGATAAAACGGCCACAACCTCTTATAAAACTTGTAATGAGAAG GTTAGAAAGTTCTTTCCGTAGCTTTTCTAGACCTGTGCTTCATGCAGCAGCTAGAGTTGTACAGGAGATGGGGAAAAGTCGGGCCGCTGCTTTCGCTATGGGCATACAGGATGTTGATGAAGGAGCTCATGTCAATACATTTGCTGAGGCTGCAGATTTGAATGACTCAGATGAAAGTACACATCCTGAAA GTATCCGAAGAACTTCCTCAGTATCTAATGGAACTGGTGGTAGAGATACCATTGCGGGTATGTTGGCTTCATTAATGGAAGTGGTACGGACAACAGTCGCCTGTGAATGTGTTTATGTTCGGGCGATGGTGATCAAGGCATTAATCTGGATGCAAGGCCCAATCGACTCATTTGATGAGCTAGAATCTATTATTGCATCAGAACTCTCTGATCCAGCTTGGTCAGCAGGTCTATTGAATGATGTACTGCTTACTCTACATGCACGTTTTAAG GCTTCTCCAGATATGGCTGTTACTCTTCTTGAAATTGCTAGAATATTTGCTACTAAAGTTCCAGGAAAGGTTGATGCTGATGTGCTACAACTACTTTGGAAA ACTTGTCTTGTTGGAGCTGGTCCTGATGGGAAACATAAAGCTTTAGAAGCAGTCACAATTGTTCTTGATCTACCACCTCCACAACCAGGATCTATGCTTGGCCTGACTTCTGTGGACAGAGTGTCTGCATCTGATCCGAAGTCTGCTCTTGCATTACAAAGACTAGTCCAAGCTGCT gtttggtttcttgGAGAGAATGCAAACTATGCTGCTTCCGAATATGCTTGGGAATCTGCTACCCCTCCTGGTACTGCATTGATGATGTTAGATGCTGATAAAATGGTAGCTGCTGCCAGTTCTCGTAATCCTACTCTAGCTGGTGCCTTGACCAGGCTTCAGAGGTGTGCATTCAGTGGAAGCTGGGAG ATTCGAATCATTGCTGCTCAGGCTCTTACAACAATGGCAATTAGATCTGGTGAACCTTTCAGGTTACAGATTTACGAATTTCTGCACACTTTGGCACAAGGTGGTCTGCAGTCACAGCTCTCTGATATGCATCTTAGCAACGGAGAAGATCAAGGAGCTAGTGGCACGGGCCTTGGAGTTTTATTAAGTCCTATGATAAAGGTTCTGGATGAAATGTATAGAGCACAAGATGATTTGATCAA GGAAGTACGTAATCATGACAATACTAAGAAAGAGTGGACTGATGATGAACTGAAGAAATTATATGAAACCCATGAAAGGCTGCTAGACCTTGTCTCATTGTTTTGTTATGTTCCAAGAGCTAAGTATCTCCCATTGGGTCCAATAAG TGCCAAGCTCATTGATATCTATCGCACACGCCACAATATTAGTGCATCAACTGGTTTAAGCGATCCAGCTGTTGCCACCGGTATATCTGACCTCATGTATGAATCATCCAAATCACCAGCTGCTGCTGAACCTGATGACCTTGATGATGACCTAGTAAATGCCTGGGCAGCGAACCTCGGGGATGATGGTTTGTGGGGAAATAATGCACCGGCAATGAATAGA GTAAACGAATTTCTGGCGGGTGCGGGAACTGATGCCCCGGAAGTTGATGAAGAGAATATAATCTCTAGACCATCTGTTAGCTATGATGATATGTGGGCAAAAACACTTTTAGAAACTACAGAAATGGAG GAGGATGATGCAAAGTCATTGGGATCGTCATCTCCAGATTCAACTGGATCAGTTGAAACATCAATATCATCCCATTTTGGTGGAATGAGCTACCCTTCACTGTTCAGTTCAAAGCCGAATTCACGTGGAGCACAAACTACG GACAAGGCTGGGCGAAGTAGTGGTCCCTCTTATTATGAGAGTCATGGTTCTCCG ATAAGAGAGGAACCTCCACCATACTCATCTCCTGGCATGCAAagaaatgaatcatttgagaacCCCCTAGCTGGGACGGAATCTCATAGTTTTGAGTCTCAAGACGATGAACGGATTTCATCTGGAAATCCACAATTTGGATCCGCACTTTACGATTTCACAGCAGGAGGAGATGATGAA TTGAATTTAACCGCTGGAGAAGAAGTAGAGATTGAGTATGAAGTAGATGGCTGGTTTTAT GTTAAGAAGAAACGTCCTGGCAGGGATGGCAAGATGGCTGGACTGGTCCCTGTTTTGTATATTCATCGATGA